CACCATCACGGGCCTTGGAAAATTCGACGTTGCGGCTCATCGGCTGCCGCTGGCGGCCATCCGCCGCACGCTTGAGACCCCCCGGGTCCGCTGGCTCACCGGCATGGAAAAGGAGTTGGTGGAGCACAAAAATGTGTACGGAGAAAAAATCGACCCGTCACGGTATCAGGATGTGCTCCACGGCGCCATTACCCATGAATACAATAAATCCCTGGTGCTGGTATCGCTGGCCGAAACCGAGGGCCAGGAGGTCAGGCAGCTGGCTGAAAAGACGGGTCTTGATCTGCTCACCGTATCCAACTGCCTGGTCGAACTAGAAAAGATTGGCCTGGCGGAACTGGAAGGATATGAGGGGCAGCACCCCAAATTCATCCGCACGGCCGCTTAACCCGGGTGCTTTACGGAAATTGATTTAGAACAGGTGTAAACAAACTTATCTTAACAGACAGGATGGTTATGGCAGACAGGATCGAAACCAAAGGCAGCGCGGTCGTGGTTGGCGCGGGTATCGCCGGTATGCAGGCCGCTCTTGATCTGGCCAATGCCGGATTTTATGTTTATCTGGTTGACCGCTTACCCACCGTCGGCGGATTGATGGCGCAGCTGGACAAGACCTTTCCGACCAATGACTGTACCATGTGAGTGATCTCACCCAAACTGGTCGAGGTCGGCCGGCATCTGAACATCAAGATCATCACCAACACCGAAGTGGATTCCATATCCGGCGAACCGGGAAATTTCCGGGTCACCCTGATCAATCGCCCGCGGTTTATCGATCCCGCCAAATGTACCGGCTGCGGTGAATGCAGCCGGGCCTGCCCCGTCAAGGGAGCGGATGAGTTCAACTGCAGCTTGTCCAAAAAATCGGCCACTTACATCAGGTACGCCCAGTCAGTGCCGCTCTCCTATGCCATTGATCCCGCCCTGTGCATCGGCTGCGGGCTATGTGAAAAAGTCTGTATCGCCGAAGCCATCACATACAGTGACGCCGTCAGGCAGACGGAAGTGGAGGCGGGAGCGGTCATCCTGGCCGCCGGCACCACCCCTTTCGATCCATCTCAACTGGATTTTTACGGCTACGGAAAATCACCGAACATCCTCACCAGTCTGGAATTTGAGCGGATCTTAAGTGCCACCGGCCCCTATCAGGGCCATCTGCAGCGCCCGCTGGACCTGAAGCTGCCGAAAAAAATCGCCTGGCTGCAATGCGTCGGATCAAGGGACAGGAACCGCTGCGGCAACGGCTATTGTTCGTCGGTCTGCTGCATGTACGCGACCAAAGATGCCATGATCGCCAAAGAACATGCCAAAGGCGATCTGGAATGCACCGTCTTTAACATGGATATGCGAACCTTCGGCAAGGAGTACGAGGCCTATTACAACCGGGCCAAAAGAGAGGGGATCCGCTTCGAACGGGCGAGGGTCCATACGGTCGACCCCATCGATGACAGCGGCGATCTCAGGATGCGCTATTCCACCGAAGCCGGAGAGGTCCGGGAGGAGGATTTTGACATTGTGGTCCTGTCCGTCGGGCTGCAGCCATCTGAAACCACCGTGGCAATGGCCAATCGACTGGGCATCGACCTGAATTCCTATAGATTCGCCGCCACCGGCCAGTTTACGCCGGTGGAGACATCCCGCCCGGGGATTTACGTCTGTGGCGCCTTCCAGGGGCCTAAGGATATCCCTGATTCCGTAACCCAGGCCAGCGCCGCCGCCTGCCGCGCCGCCATGCGTCTGGCGGAAGCCCGCAACACCTGCACCGTGACCCCGAAAACGCCGGATGAAATGGACATCGCCGGCCAGGAACCGAGGATCGGCGTCTTTGTCTGCAAATGCGGCATCAATATCGCCGGGGTGGTGGACGTCCCCCGGGTGGTGGCGTACGCGAAGCAACTTCCCTATGTGGCCTATTGCGACACCAATCTGTTCACCTGCTCCCAGGACGTGCAGGACAAAATGAAGGAGATCATCCTGGAAAACCGGTTAAACCGGGTGGTGGTGGCCTCCTGTTCACCCAAAACCCACGAACCGATATTCATGGAAACCCTGGAAGCCTGCGGACTGAACCGGTACCTGTTTGAAATGGCTAACATCCGCAATCAGAATTCATGGGCCCATACCGATACGCCGGAAAAGGCCACCCGGAAAGCCATCGATCTTGTCCGTATGGCCGTGGCCCGGGCGAGCCGGCTTTATCCGCTCCATGACAAGCAGATCCCGGTTACCCCCGCCGGTTTAGTGGTGGGTGGTGGTATCGCCGGAATGAACGCGGCCCTGGCCCTGGCCGACCAGGGGTTTGAAACCATTCTGGTGGAACAGGAAAGCCAGCTCGGCGGCATGGCCCGCAACCTTACCCATACCATTGACGGCTCCGATATCGGCGCTTATCTGAATGGCCTGATCGAAAAAGTGACCGGCCACCCCAATATCCAGGTATTGACCAACGCGCTGATCGTCGGCTTCTCCGGATTCAAAGGCAACTTTGAAACCGAAGTGCTCATCGGGCCGGCCATGTATGAAAGAAAAATCAAGCACGGCGTGGTAATTCTGGCCACCGGCGCCGGGGAATACCAGCCGACGGAATACTGCTATGGGCAAAGCCCGGTCGTCATCACCCAGACGGAACTGTCCCGGCGTCTGGAAGAAACTGGCGCCGACAAACTGGAACAGGTGGTCATGATCCAGTGCGTCGGTTCCCGGAACGACGAGCATCCCAATTGCTCCCGTTACTGTTGCCAGGCTGCGGTGAAAAACGCCCTGGCCATCAAAAAACGCAACCCGGACACCGATGTTTATATCCTCTATCGTGACATGAGAACCTTTGGTTTTATGGAGGATTATTTCACGGAAGCCCGTCAGAAAGGCGTTCTGTTCTTCCGCTACACCCCGGAGGATTTGCCTCTGGTGGAAAAAGCGGGAGGCGGGGTAGCGGTTACCTTCAGGGATCATGTACTCGGCCGACCGCTCCAGGTGACGCCGGATCTTCTGGTCTTAAGCGCCGGGATGAGGCCCACGGACACGCAGGAACTGGGATCTATCATGAAACTCGGTCGCAACCGGGAAGGCTATATGATAGAGGCCCATGTCAAACTTCGCCCGGTGGAAATGGCCACGGAAGGGATTTACGTCTGCGGGACCGCTCACAGCCCGCGGCTGATCCCGGAAACCATTTCCCAGGCCCTGGCGGCCGCGTCCCGTGCCGCCACCCTGCTCTCCAAAACCAGCCTGAAACTTTCGGCGGTCATCGCCCAGGTGGACCAGGACAGATGCGCGTCATGCCTCATCTGTGTCCGCAACTGCCCGTACAATGTACCGAAAATCAACAAAGAAGGGGTCAGTGAGATTGACCCGGCCTCATGCCAGGGTTGCGGCGTGTGCGCCTCGGAGTGCCCCGCCAAGGCCATACACCTGAACTGGTACGAGGATTCCCAGATAATCAGCAAAATTGAGGCCCTGCTGGAGGAGACGGCTTATGACGGATAGTTTTGAACCGGTAATCATCGCGTTCTGCTGCAACTACTGAGGGTACTCCGCCGCGGACCTGGCAGGTTCGATGCGACTGCGGTACCCGACCAGCGTTAAGATCGTTCGCGTTCCCTGCACCGGGAAAGTGGATATCATTCATATTTTGAGGGCGTTTGAGAAGGGAGCGGACGGCGTCTATTTGGTCGGCTGCATGGAAGGGGATTGCCATTATATCCAGGGTAATCTGAAAGCCAAAAGAAGAGTCCGGCAGGCCCAGAAAATACTCGAATCCATCGGTATCGAAGGCGAACGGGCGCAAATGTACAACCTCTCTTCCGGTGAGGGCCCCCTTTTCGCCCAGTTCGCCCAGGAGATGCATGACC
This genomic window from Thermodesulfobacteriota bacterium contains:
- a CDS encoding hydrogenase iron-sulfur subunit; this encodes MSETYQPRILAFLCNWCAYAGADLAGVSRFQYPAAIRPVRVMCSGRIDPLFIVDGLAKGYDGALVAGUHPGECHYQDGNLYAQKRIAALSFLLDLSGIGHHRLQLRWVSSAEGKLFADYVGDVTDTITGLGKFDVAAHRLPLAAIRRTLETPRVRWLTGMEKELVEHKNVYGEKIDPSRYQDVLHGAITHEYNKSLVLVSLAETEGQEVRQLAEKTGLDLLTVSNCLVELEKIGLAELEGYEGQHPKFIRTAA
- a CDS encoding hydrogenase iron-sulfur subunit, coding for MTDSFEPVIIAFCCNYUGYSAADLAGSMRLRYPTSVKIVRVPCTGKVDIIHILRAFEKGADGVYLVGCMEGDCHYIQGNLKAKRRVRQAQKILESIGIEGERAQMYNLSSGEGPLFAQFAQEMHDRVLKLGPNPVKKNKIRETAAAAER
- a CDS encoding FAD-dependent oxidoreductase, giving the protein MADRIETKGSAVVVGAGIAGMQAALDLANAGFYVYLVDRLPTVGGLMAQLDKTFPTNDCTMUVISPKLVEVGRHLNIKIITNTEVDSISGEPGNFRVTLINRPRFIDPAKCTGCGECSRACPVKGADEFNCSLSKKSATYIRYAQSVPLSYAIDPALCIGCGLCEKVCIAEAITYSDAVRQTEVEAGAVILAAGTTPFDPSQLDFYGYGKSPNILTSLEFERILSATGPYQGHLQRPLDLKLPKKIAWLQCVGSRDRNRCGNGYCSSVCCMYATKDAMIAKEHAKGDLECTVFNMDMRTFGKEYEAYYNRAKREGIRFERARVHTVDPIDDSGDLRMRYSTEAGEVREEDFDIVVLSVGLQPSETTVAMANRLGIDLNSYRFAATGQFTPVETSRPGIYVCGAFQGPKDIPDSVTQASAAACRAAMRLAEARNTCTVTPKTPDEMDIAGQEPRIGVFVCKCGINIAGVVDVPRVVAYAKQLPYVAYCDTNLFTCSQDVQDKMKEIILENRLNRVVVASCSPKTHEPIFMETLEACGLNRYLFEMANIRNQNSWAHTDTPEKATRKAIDLVRMAVARASRLYPLHDKQIPVTPAGLVVGGGIAGMNAALALADQGFETILVEQESQLGGMARNLTHTIDGSDIGAYLNGLIEKVTGHPNIQVLTNALIVGFSGFKGNFETEVLIGPAMYERKIKHGVVILATGAGEYQPTEYCYGQSPVVITQTELSRRLEETGADKLEQVVMIQCVGSRNDEHPNCSRYCCQAAVKNALAIKKRNPDTDVYILYRDMRTFGFMEDYFTEARQKGVLFFRYTPEDLPLVEKAGGGVAVTFRDHVLGRPLQVTPDLLVLSAGMRPTDTQELGSIMKLGRNREGYMIEAHVKLRPVEMATEGIYVCGTAHSPRLIPETISQALAAASRAATLLSKTSLKLSAVIAQVDQDRCASCLICVRNCPYNVPKINKEGVSEIDPASCQGCGVCASECPAKAIHLNWYEDSQIISKIEALLEETAYDG